The Sander vitreus isolate 19-12246 chromosome 5, sanVit1, whole genome shotgun sequence genome includes a region encoding these proteins:
- the polk gene encoding DNA polymerase kappa isoform X1: MENGVNNSKGEGFLSRMALNDNKAGMEGLDRDKINKIIMESSKGSRFYENELKREQQVNQRIEKMMLQKAQITEQQLKKAQAEVERMATELERSRDLSRVIVHVDMDAFYAAVEIRDCPELKDKPMAVGSMSMLSTSNYHARKYGVRAGMPGFIAKKLCPNLVIVPTNFAKYRAVSGEVRDIFAEYDPHFQPMSLDEAYLDFTDHLEQRQSWPESLRTHGFHASSAATGEEQIKLPQEAVPEEKDLSPVLFDDSPSSSPCLSGPEGVGAAGGTFEVFGTSVEEAVREMRFRIEQKTMLTASAGIAPNTMLAKVCSDKNKPNGQYRLPSTREAVMDFVQNLPVRKVSGIGKVSEKMLNALGISSCSHLGQQMALLSLLFSETAWHHLLQVSLGLGSTFIPRHEERKSMSTERTFKELSKVEEQLSFCRELCEDLAEDMKKEGLKVVNEGKTVTLKLKNVNFEVKTRALTLPYAVATVDEIFAVAKDLLKTEIDNESPQPLRLRLMGVRISAFVSSDDKKPLQRSIIGFLQPGKTDCSGSSQGMNQKLDKEHLSNHSFQTGPLACLPLAQKCQRQEEVPWGSKQRGLEGGQTGDQPKQSFFQRAHAKRLQLQAANASTQEEGLGENAFVITSTDTCAQKGVESSTKANKSNCTASDLSENDSPVEAHASTSGCGATVSVSLTCPVCFRQVETTDLNVFNRHIDQCLSDASIKPNQWTVSDTESDLDLENHQKECEEVESNRVAPQENQHSLENDSLQTVLINGDNKMATSSQPQSHNDKGPILICPVCQLSQDSDDLTIFNHHVDLCLNREVLHELGGQTSSPINPPSVINSKALDRGRLLPTQASKGKTKRRDSPSSPHSKKAKGLGPLNTIDKFFR; the protein is encoded by the exons ATGGAGAATGGGGTTAATAACTCCAAAGGAGAGGGCTTCCTTTCTAGGATGGCCCTCAATGACAACAAGGCTGGTATGGAGGGTCTTGACAGGGACAAGATCAACAAGATCATCATGGAGTCATCCAAG GGATCTAGGTTTTATGAGAATGAGCtgaagagagagcagcaggtGAACCAGCGCATTGAGAAAATGATGTTACAAAAGGCACAGATCACAGAACAACAGTTAAAGAAAGCACAGGCTGAG GTAGAGAGGATGGCCACCGAGCTGGAGAGAAGTCGTGATCTCAGCCGTGTGATTGTACATGTGGACATGGATGCTTTCTACGCTGCTGTGGAGATAAGAGACTGTCCTGAGCTGAAGGACAAGCCCATGGCTGTAGGATCCATGAGCATGCTG TCAACATCTAACTACCATGCCAGGAAGTACGGGGTCCGAGCTGGCATGCCTGGCTTCATTGCAAAGAAACTCTGCCCCAACTTAGTTATTGTTCCAACCAACTTCGCTAAATACAGAGCTGTGAGTGGTGAG GTCCGGGACATTTTTGCAGAGTATGACCCTCATTTCCAGCCAATGAGCCTGGATGAAGCCTATCTGGATTTTACAGACCACCTGGAACAGAGGCAGAGCTGGCCAGAATCCTTGCGTACACATGGCTTCCACGCCAGCAGCGCCGCTACAG GTGAAGAGCAGATTAAGCTTCCCCAGGAGGCAGTGCCAGAGGAGAAAGACCTCTCTCCGGTCCTGTTTGACGACAGCCCGAGCTCCTCTCCCTGCTTGTCGGGCCCTGAAGGTGTCGGTGCTGCTGGTGGTACGTTCGAGGTGTTTGGGACGTCTGTTGAGGAGGCTGTGAGAGAGATGCGCTTCCGCATTGAACAGAAGACCATGCTGACTGCCAGTGCAG GAATTGCTCCAAACACGATGCTTGCCAAGGTGTGCAGTGACAAGAACAAGCCCAACGGCCAATACAGACTCCCCTCCACTAGAGAGGCAGTCATGGACTTCGTCCAGAATCTCCCAGTTCGCAAA gTTTCTGGCATAGGGAAGGTGAGTGAGAAGATGCTAAATGCTCTGGGCATCAGTAGCTGTTCTCATCTTGGCCAGCAGATGGCGTTGCTGTCGTTGTTGTTCTCGGAGACAGCCTGGCATCATCTTCTGCAGGTTTCCCTGGGTCTGGGCTCTACATTTATACCTAG acatgaagaaagaaaaagcatgAGTACAGAAAG GACATTTAAAGAACTGAGTAAAGTTGAGGAGCAGTTGTCTTTTTGCAGGGAGCTCTGTGAAGACTTagcagaagacatgaagaaAGAAGGTCTAAAGGTAGTGAATGAg GGTAAAACCGTAACACTGAAGCTTAAGAACGTGAACTTTGAGGTAAAAACCAGGGCGCTGACGCTGCCGTATGCTGTTGCCACAGTGGATGAGATCTTTGCTGTTGCTAAGGACCTACTGAAAACGGAAATCGACAATGAAAGCCCCCAGCCACTCAGATTGAGGCTCATGG GTGTTAGAATCTCCGCCTTTGTCAGTTCGGATGATAAAAAGCCCCTGCAGAGGAGCATCATTGGCTTTCTTCAGCCAGGCAAGACAGACTGTAGTGGCTCTTCCCAAGGAATGAATCAAAAGCTTGATAAAGAGCATCTCTCCAATCACTCCTTCCAAACTGGGCCCCTTGCTTGTCTTCCCCTGGCGCAGAAGTGCCAGAGACAAGAGGAAGTTCCCTGGGGGAGTAAGCAGAGGGGGTTAGAGGGGGGCCAAACTGGTGATCAACCCAAACAGTCTTTCTTCCAAAGGGCTCATGCCAAGAGACTGCAACTCCAGGCAGCGAATGCAAGCACACAAGAGGAAGGACTTGGGGAGAATGCTTTTGTGATTACTTCCACAGACACTTGTGCTCAAAAGGGTGTAGAGTCATCAACAAAAGCAAACAAGAGTAACTGTACAGCATCAGATCTCTCAGAAAATGATTCCCCCGTAGAGGCCCATGCATCCACATCAGGCTGTGGCGCCACAGTGTCGGTGAGCCTCACCTGTCCGGTGTGTTTTAGGCAGGTGGAGACGACTGATTTGAATGTCTTCAACAGACATATAGACCAGTGTCTCAGTGATGCCTCTATAAAGCCAAACCAATGGACAGTTTCTGACACAGAGTCAGATCTGGACCTAGAGAATCATCAGAAGGAATGTGAAGAGGTAGAGTCCAACAGAGTTGCTCCTCAGGAAAACCAACACAGCTTGGAAAACGATTCTCTTCAAACGGTTTTGATCAATGGTGACAACAAAATGGCAACCTCGAGCCAGCCTCAGTCACATAATGATAAAGGCCCCATCCTCATCTGCCCAGTATGTCAGCTGTCCCAGGATAGTGATGACCTCACTATCTTCAACCACCACGTTGACCTCTGTCTGAACCGGGAGGTCCTACATGAGCTGGGCGGGCAGACATCGTCTCCCATAAATCCACCTTCAGTTATAAATAGCAAGGCCTTAG ACAGAGGCCGTCTCCTGCCAACGCAAGCAAGTAAAGGCAAAACCAAAAG aCGGGACTCACCTTCCTCTCCTCATTCTAAGAAGGCTAAAGGCCTCGGCCCTCTCAACACCATCGACAAGTTCTTCAGGTGA
- the polk gene encoding DNA polymerase kappa isoform X2 produces MENGVNNSKGEGFLSRMALNDNKAGMEGLDRDKINKIIMESSKGSRFYENELKREQQVNQRIEKMMLQKAQITEQQLKKAQAEVERMATELERSRDLSRVIVHVDMDAFYAAVEIRDCPELKDKPMAVGSMSMLSTSNYHARKYGVRAGMPGFIAKKLCPNLVIVPTNFAKYRAVSGEVRDIFAEYDPHFQPMSLDEAYLDFTDHLEQRQSWPESLRTHGFHASSAATGEEQIKLPQEAVPEEKDLSPVLFDDSPSSSPCLSGPEGVGAAGGTFEVFGTSVEEAVREMRFRIEQKTMLTASAGIAPNTMLAKVCSDKNKPNGQYRLPSTREAVMDFVQNLPVRKVSGIGKVSEKMLNALGISSCSHLGQQMALLSLLFSETAWHHLLQVSLGLGSTFIPRHEERKSMSTERTFKELSKVEEQLSFCRELCEDLAEDMKKEGLKGKTVTLKLKNVNFEVKTRALTLPYAVATVDEIFAVAKDLLKTEIDNESPQPLRLRLMGVRISAFVSSDDKKPLQRSIIGFLQPGKTDCSGSSQGMNQKLDKEHLSNHSFQTGPLACLPLAQKCQRQEEVPWGSKQRGLEGGQTGDQPKQSFFQRAHAKRLQLQAANASTQEEGLGENAFVITSTDTCAQKGVESSTKANKSNCTASDLSENDSPVEAHASTSGCGATVSVSLTCPVCFRQVETTDLNVFNRHIDQCLSDASIKPNQWTVSDTESDLDLENHQKECEEVESNRVAPQENQHSLENDSLQTVLINGDNKMATSSQPQSHNDKGPILICPVCQLSQDSDDLTIFNHHVDLCLNREVLHELGGQTSSPINPPSVINSKALDRGRLLPTQASKGKTKRRDSPSSPHSKKAKGLGPLNTIDKFFR; encoded by the exons ATGGAGAATGGGGTTAATAACTCCAAAGGAGAGGGCTTCCTTTCTAGGATGGCCCTCAATGACAACAAGGCTGGTATGGAGGGTCTTGACAGGGACAAGATCAACAAGATCATCATGGAGTCATCCAAG GGATCTAGGTTTTATGAGAATGAGCtgaagagagagcagcaggtGAACCAGCGCATTGAGAAAATGATGTTACAAAAGGCACAGATCACAGAACAACAGTTAAAGAAAGCACAGGCTGAG GTAGAGAGGATGGCCACCGAGCTGGAGAGAAGTCGTGATCTCAGCCGTGTGATTGTACATGTGGACATGGATGCTTTCTACGCTGCTGTGGAGATAAGAGACTGTCCTGAGCTGAAGGACAAGCCCATGGCTGTAGGATCCATGAGCATGCTG TCAACATCTAACTACCATGCCAGGAAGTACGGGGTCCGAGCTGGCATGCCTGGCTTCATTGCAAAGAAACTCTGCCCCAACTTAGTTATTGTTCCAACCAACTTCGCTAAATACAGAGCTGTGAGTGGTGAG GTCCGGGACATTTTTGCAGAGTATGACCCTCATTTCCAGCCAATGAGCCTGGATGAAGCCTATCTGGATTTTACAGACCACCTGGAACAGAGGCAGAGCTGGCCAGAATCCTTGCGTACACATGGCTTCCACGCCAGCAGCGCCGCTACAG GTGAAGAGCAGATTAAGCTTCCCCAGGAGGCAGTGCCAGAGGAGAAAGACCTCTCTCCGGTCCTGTTTGACGACAGCCCGAGCTCCTCTCCCTGCTTGTCGGGCCCTGAAGGTGTCGGTGCTGCTGGTGGTACGTTCGAGGTGTTTGGGACGTCTGTTGAGGAGGCTGTGAGAGAGATGCGCTTCCGCATTGAACAGAAGACCATGCTGACTGCCAGTGCAG GAATTGCTCCAAACACGATGCTTGCCAAGGTGTGCAGTGACAAGAACAAGCCCAACGGCCAATACAGACTCCCCTCCACTAGAGAGGCAGTCATGGACTTCGTCCAGAATCTCCCAGTTCGCAAA gTTTCTGGCATAGGGAAGGTGAGTGAGAAGATGCTAAATGCTCTGGGCATCAGTAGCTGTTCTCATCTTGGCCAGCAGATGGCGTTGCTGTCGTTGTTGTTCTCGGAGACAGCCTGGCATCATCTTCTGCAGGTTTCCCTGGGTCTGGGCTCTACATTTATACCTAG acatgaagaaagaaaaagcatgAGTACAGAAAG GACATTTAAAGAACTGAGTAAAGTTGAGGAGCAGTTGTCTTTTTGCAGGGAGCTCTGTGAAGACTTagcagaagacatgaagaaAGAAGGTCTAAAG GGTAAAACCGTAACACTGAAGCTTAAGAACGTGAACTTTGAGGTAAAAACCAGGGCGCTGACGCTGCCGTATGCTGTTGCCACAGTGGATGAGATCTTTGCTGTTGCTAAGGACCTACTGAAAACGGAAATCGACAATGAAAGCCCCCAGCCACTCAGATTGAGGCTCATGG GTGTTAGAATCTCCGCCTTTGTCAGTTCGGATGATAAAAAGCCCCTGCAGAGGAGCATCATTGGCTTTCTTCAGCCAGGCAAGACAGACTGTAGTGGCTCTTCCCAAGGAATGAATCAAAAGCTTGATAAAGAGCATCTCTCCAATCACTCCTTCCAAACTGGGCCCCTTGCTTGTCTTCCCCTGGCGCAGAAGTGCCAGAGACAAGAGGAAGTTCCCTGGGGGAGTAAGCAGAGGGGGTTAGAGGGGGGCCAAACTGGTGATCAACCCAAACAGTCTTTCTTCCAAAGGGCTCATGCCAAGAGACTGCAACTCCAGGCAGCGAATGCAAGCACACAAGAGGAAGGACTTGGGGAGAATGCTTTTGTGATTACTTCCACAGACACTTGTGCTCAAAAGGGTGTAGAGTCATCAACAAAAGCAAACAAGAGTAACTGTACAGCATCAGATCTCTCAGAAAATGATTCCCCCGTAGAGGCCCATGCATCCACATCAGGCTGTGGCGCCACAGTGTCGGTGAGCCTCACCTGTCCGGTGTGTTTTAGGCAGGTGGAGACGACTGATTTGAATGTCTTCAACAGACATATAGACCAGTGTCTCAGTGATGCCTCTATAAAGCCAAACCAATGGACAGTTTCTGACACAGAGTCAGATCTGGACCTAGAGAATCATCAGAAGGAATGTGAAGAGGTAGAGTCCAACAGAGTTGCTCCTCAGGAAAACCAACACAGCTTGGAAAACGATTCTCTTCAAACGGTTTTGATCAATGGTGACAACAAAATGGCAACCTCGAGCCAGCCTCAGTCACATAATGATAAAGGCCCCATCCTCATCTGCCCAGTATGTCAGCTGTCCCAGGATAGTGATGACCTCACTATCTTCAACCACCACGTTGACCTCTGTCTGAACCGGGAGGTCCTACATGAGCTGGGCGGGCAGACATCGTCTCCCATAAATCCACCTTCAGTTATAAATAGCAAGGCCTTAG ACAGAGGCCGTCTCCTGCCAACGCAAGCAAGTAAAGGCAAAACCAAAAG aCGGGACTCACCTTCCTCTCCTCATTCTAAGAAGGCTAAAGGCCTCGGCCCTCTCAACACCATCGACAAGTTCTTCAGGTGA